In the Brachionichthys hirsutus isolate HB-005 unplaced genomic scaffold, CSIRO-AGI_Bhir_v1 contig_209, whole genome shotgun sequence genome, one interval contains:
- the LOC137914332 gene encoding ATP-binding cassette sub-family C member 12-like, whose translation MKTDVPVEKNDAQEDFVNDAFQRRNKPEVSNAGYADVDINERDNPPKVKKYRQGLQNLKPFACSSPYSHPVDNAGFLSFTTFAWMTPMMWAIFRKRMDMTTINLSPFDKADSSGERLFRLWKEEVAKVGLEKASLVRAIIQFQRTRLIVSVFIGIIGMVAAFLGPAILVHKILAYAEHPEQSTILYGVGLAFGLFTTEFCKAFFISLLWALNLRTAVRLKGAFSSVAFQKVISLRVQTGVSMGEMINVLSNDGHKLFEAVVFASFLLSAPVLFFVCIIYACFVLGFTALTGVFIYLIFIPVQFYLAKVINKFKWKAMVLTDSRVRTMNEILSSIKLIKMYAWEDSFEEKIADIRKHEMREMEMVSYMQNMNVSITSIIPILATVATFLVHTLLKFELNTTDAFTTIAIFNAIRFCLALMPLSVKAMAEAAVSIKRLRKLLLIQNPESYLRQDKDSDLAIVMENATFSWTKPESMLDSPPSLANGVDAHEGDEMSQTEKTATLSSLRNISFTLPKGCLLGVCGNVGSGKTSLISSILEQMYLLQGSLTTNGTFAYVSQQAWIFHGTVQENILMEQPFDQDRYDRVLGVCSLRPDLKILPYGDKTEIGERGLNLSGGQKQRISLARAVYSNKDIFLLDDPLSAVDAHVGKHIFEECIKKELQGKSIILVTHQLQYLEFCDGILVLEDGEVLEDGDHNALMKADGRYAQLISNYQLDQSKAEDDSPQENEELEEVELANPTFGGAVNPAFDMSEEKDDGTIQTTDQKSAGDDQLVRKESSEEGAVSWRIYHRYCQAAGGYFIIFLVMINFILMIGSTAFSNWFLSFWLGQGDGLKNATNPGSILDNPRLRFYQMIYGVGIIATVTLAIIKCFFYTGITLSAACHLHNIIFKKIMSSPMSFFDTTPVGRILNRFSKDQEEVDTVLPLHMDPFLNFSLMVMFTIIIISSVFPPMLVVVAILGVFFTLILFIFQRSIRQMKRMENISRSPVISLSTSTLQGLSTIHAYNIRDSHIEKFKTLNDINSNQYLLFQSGTRWLSFWLDFMAAVIGLVVSLFVVLGDNEVINPASKGLAMSYTIQLTGMLQYVVRQSTEVEARFNSVERLLEYITGCKSEAPRHIPVADAQIPEDWPKSGAITFQGYSMRYRENSPIVLNELNFHIQAGEKLGIVGRTGSGKSSLGVALFRLVEPAAGTILIDGVEIMSIGLTDLRSKLSIIPQDPVLFIGTVRYNLDPFSNYTDEEIWEALDKTYMKDSISRLDGQLDAPVFENGENFSVGERQLICMARALLRNSKIILLDEATASIDAETDTLIQSTIKEAFQGCTVLTIAHRINTVINSDRILVMDSGEVAEVDSPDVLRQRPDSHFYSLLAAANTMNA comes from the exons ATGAAGACTGATGTTCCTGTGGAGAAGAACGATGCACAAGAAGACTTTGTT AATGACGCTTTCCAAAGGAGAAACAAACCTGAGGTCTCAAATGCAGGTTATGCTGATGTGGACATCAATGAACGGGACAACCCTCCAAAAGTCAAAAAATACCGCCAGGGCCTTCAGAACCTAAAGCCTTTTGCCTGCTCCTCACCATA TTCCCACCCAGTTGACAATGCAGGATTCCTGTCTTTTACAACCTTTGCCTGGATGACTCCTATGATGTGGGCCATATTCAGGAAAAGGATGGACATGACTACAATCAACCTGTCACCCTTTGACAAAGCTGACAGCAGTGGAGAAAG GCTCTTCCGACTCTGGAAGGAAGAAGTGGCAAAGGTTGGCTTGGAGAAGGCCTCTTTGGTTCGAGcaataattcaatttcaaagaACCAGGTTGATTGTATCTGTCTTCATTGGTATCATCGGCATGGTTGCTGCGTTCCTTGGCCCG GCTATTCTGGTTCATAAAATCCTAGCATATGCTGAACACCCGGAGCAGTCCACAATACTGTatggcgttggcctggctttTGGTTTGTTTACCACAGAGTTTTGCAAAGCCTTCTTCATATCTTTATTGTGGGCACTGAACCTGCGCACTGCAGTCAGGTTAAAGGGTGCCTTCTCTTCAGTGGCCTTTCAGAAAGTGATCTCTCTGCGGGTGCAAACCGGCGTTTCAATGGGCGAG ATGATAAATGTTTTGAGCAATGATGGCCACAAGTTATTTGAGGCTGTAGTGTTTGCGAGCTTTCTGCTCTCTGCACCAgtcctgttttttgtgtgtatcattTATGCCTGCTTCGTTCTGGGCTTCACTGCACTGACAGGAGTCTTCATCTACCTCATCTTCATTCCTGtgcag ttttatttagccaAGGTCATTAACAAGTTCAAATGGAAAGCCATGGTGTTAACTGACAGCCGTGTTCGAACAATGAATGagattctgagcagcatcaaacTTATCAAGATGTACGCCTGGGAAGATTCTTTTGAGGAGAAGATTGCAG ATATAAGGAAAcatgagatgagagaaatggaaatggtCAGTTACATGCAGAATATGAATGTtagcatcaccagcatcatccccATACTTGCCACAGTTGCCACCTTCCTAGTACACACACTGTTAAAATTTGAACTCAACACGACTGAT GCCTTTACCACCATCGCCATCTTCAATGCTATACGGTTCTGCTTGGCTCTAATGCCCTTGTCTGTGAAGGCCATGGCTGAAGCTGCTGTATCAATAAAAAGGCTGAGG AAATTATTgctaatccagaatccagaatcctaCCTGAGACAGGATAAAGACAGTGACTTAGCCATTGTCATggaaaatgcaacattttcctGGACCAAACCAGAGAGTATGCTGGACTCCCCACCCAGCTTAGCCAATGGGGTGGATGCGCACGAAGGAgatgaaatgtcccaaactgaGAAGACTGCAACTCTGTCATCTCTGAGAAACATCTCATTCACACTGCCAAAG GGCTGCTTGCTTGGTGTCTGTGGGAACGTGGGGAGTGGAAAGACATCATTGATATCCAGCATTTTGGAGCAG ATGTACCTTCTGCAGGGTTCCCTTACAACTAATGGGACATTCGCTTACGTTTCCCAGCAAGCCTGGATATTCCATGGAACTGTCCAGGAAAACATCCTAATGGAGCAACCCTTTGACCAGGACAG ATATGACAGAGTTCTCGGTGTCTGCAGCCTCAGACCTGACCTTAAAATACTCCCATATGGTGATAAAACTGAG ATTGGAGAGCGAGGGCTGAATCTATCAGGGGGGCAGAAGCAGAGGATCAGCCTGGCCAGAGCTGTGTATTCCAATAAAGACATCTTCCTCCTTGATGATCCACTATCTGCTGTCGATGCTCAtgtaggaaaacacattttcgaGGAATGTAtaaagaaggagctgcagggaaaatcAATTATACTGGTTACAcaccagctgcag TATCTGGAGTTCTGTGATGGCATTTTGGTCCTGGAGGATGGAGAAGTGCTCGAGGATGGAGACCACAATGCCCTGATGAAAGCCGATGGACGCTACGCTCAGCTCATCAGCAACTACCAGCTGGATCAGTCAAAA GCAGAAGACGATTCACCCCAAGAaaatgaagagctggaagaggttGAGCTCGCAAATCCCACATTTGGTGGTGCAGTGAACCCAG CATTTGACATGTCCGAAGAAAAGGATGATGGAACAATCCAAACAACAGACCAAAAAT cTGCTGGTGATGATCAGCTGGTGAGGAAGGAGTCCTCTGAAGAAGGCGCCGTCTCCTGGAGAATCTATCACAGATACTGCCAGGCAGCAGGAG GGTACTTCATCATCTTCCTTGTTATGATTAACTTCATTCTGATGATTGGATCCACAGCCTTCAGCAACTGGTTTCTCAGTTTCTGGCTGGGGCAGGGTGATGGG ttaaaAAATGCTACAAATCCGGGTAGCATCTTAGACAACCCGCGCCTGAGATTTTACCAAATGATTTATGGTGTGGGGATTATTGCCACGGTGACACTTGCCATCATCAAATGCTTCTTTTATACTGGAATCACCTTGAGTGCCGCCTGCCATCTGCACAACATCATATTCAAGAAG ATTATGTCCAGTCCTATGAGTTTCTTTGACACAACACCAGTTGGACGCATTCTCAACCGCTTTTCCAAAGATCAGGAGGAAGTGGACACTGTGCTTCCCCTCCATATGGACCCTTTCTTGAATTTTAGTCTCATGGTCATGTTTACCATTATCATTATCTCCAGTGTTTTCCCCCCCATGCTGGTTGTTGTGGCTATTTTGGGAGTCTTTTTCACCCTCATTCTTTT TATATTCCAGAGGAGTATCCgtcagatgaagaggatggagaacATCAGTCGTTCTCCCGTCATCTCTCTCAGCACCTCTACCCTGCAGGGCCTCAGCACCATCCATGCCTACAACATAAGAGACAGCCACATAGAAAA ATTCAAGACACTGAATGACATCAACTCCAACCAGTACTTATTGTTTCAGTCTGGAACACGTTGGCTATCCTTCTGGCTCGACTTTATGGCTGCAGTTATAGGTTTGGTGGTGTCTCTGTTTGTAGTACTCGGCGATAATGAAGTCATCAATCCAGCTTCGAAAGGCCTGGCCATGTCCTACACCATACAG TTGACAGGCATGCTTCAATATGTAGTGAGGCAATCTACCGAGGTGGAGGCCAGGTTCAACTCGGTGGAGCGGCTGCTGGAATACATCACA GGTTGTAAGTCTGAGGCCCCCAGACACATACCGGTAGCTGATGCTCAAATCCCAGAGGACTGGCCAAAGAGTGGAGCCATTACCTTCCAGGGCTATAGCATGAGGTACAGGGAGAATTCACCCATTGTCCTGAATGAGCTGAATTTCCACATCCAAGCTGGAGAGAAACTGGGAATCGTGGGAAGAACAGGCTCTG ggaAATCCTCATTAGGAGTGGCTCTGTTCAGGTTGGTGGAGCCGGCAGCAGGAACCATCCTAATAGACGGAGTTGAGATTATGTCCATTGGACTGACGGATCTCCGTAGCAAGTTGTCTATCATCCCCCAGGACCCTGTGCTTTTCATTGGAACTGTCCG ATACAACCTGGACCCTTTCAGTAACTACACCGATGAGGAGATTTGGGAGGCACTGGACAAGACATACATGAAGGACTCA ATCTCCAGACTGGACGGGCAACTAGATGCTCCGGTGtttgaaaatggtgaaaactTCTCTGTAGGAGAGAGACAACTGATTTGTATGGCTAGAGCACTGCTCCGCAACTCCAAG ATTATTCTTTTAGATGAGGCAACGGCATCCATTGATGCGGAGACAGACACCTTGATCCAAAGCACCATCAAAGAAGCCTTCCAGGGCTGCACCGTGCTCACCATCGCCCATCGCATCAACACTGTGATAAACTCAGACCGCATTCTGGTCATGGACAGTGGAGAG GTGGCAGAGGTGGACAGTCCAGACGTGCTGAGACAAAGACCAGATTCTCACTTCTATTCACTCCTTGCTGCTGCTAACACTATGAACGCCTGA
- the LOC137914333 gene encoding E3 ubiquitin-protein ligase RNF182-like, translated as MKDNAAETTGFEEGELQTLGREHDSKMNCPQAELEGKDGPPPEELECKICYQRFNAHNRKPKILDCLHRICTRCLVKILDIADGAGFISCPFCRHQTEIIEYEVSALPDDVNIISHLVMQNQSGSADHNGEVVLTPKSFSSSPSQASSNCLVITIMEVQRDSQYSPHQNDSSDFYAEPSLNSDSMGPNGPSDQDAMSKFCNHVPRILVWLLGFLYFGSLPLGIYLLVIQRVTLGIVCVSLVPSSLTICLVYGFCQCLCQGMCDCSSRG; from the exons ATGAAGGACAACGCAGCAGAGACAACCGGATTTGAGGAGGGGGAGTTGCAAACATTGGGACGAG AACATGACTCGAAGATGAACTGTCCTCAGGCTGAGTTAGAGGGGAAGGACGGTCCTCCACCCGAGGAATTGGAGTGTAAAATCTGTTACCAACGCTTCAATGCCCACAACCGCAAACCTAAGATCCTGGACTGCCTGCATCGGATATGCACACGTTGTCTTGTCAAAATCTTGGACATCGCAGATGGAGCGGGCTTCATCTCTTGCCCCTTTTGTCGACACCAAACTGAAATCATAGAGTATGAGGTGTCGGCCCTGCCTGACGATGTTAATATAATTTCCCACTTGGTGATGCAGAACCAATCTGGGAGTGCTGATCACAATGGGGAGGTGGTCTTGACTCCAAAGAGTTTCTCCTCCAGCCCATCTCAAGCCTCCTCCAACTGCCTGGTGATCACTATAATGGAAGTACAGAGGGATTCACAATACTCTCCCCACCAAAACGATAGCTCTGATTTCTATGCCGAACCAAGCCTGAACTCAGATTCAATGGGCCCCAACGGACCATCTGATCAGGATGCCATGTCTAAGTTCTGTAACCATGTACCGCGTATCCTGGTTTGGCTGCTGGGATTCTTGTACTTTGGCTCACTGCCTCTTGGAATCTACTTGTTGGTAATCCAGAGAGTGACACTGGGCATTGTATGTGTCAGCTTAGTGCCATCAAGCCTAACTATTTGCCTGGTTTACGGGTTCTGCCAGTGTCTGTGCCAGGGCATGTGTGACTGCTCCTCTAGGGGCTGA